A portion of the Longimicrobiales bacterium genome contains these proteins:
- the recG gene encoding ATP-dependent DNA helicase RecG encodes MSYSQLDRLIQFLKGVGPKRANAFSRLGISTARDLLYHVPRRYDDASTVEPIGQLKVGMDVTAIGRIRSKGIIPTRRGLRIFQAVIEDDTGMITVAWPGQPWLDRKLREGDTLLVSGKVKFFHGHQLQPREFTVLERGGKASPDSGGREAEREPPKSGTGTVFVTYPASDDLPQWVLRSVFENNLPSLLEWSRDDDYLSAEALTRIEQPTLHQAMTWLHTPESVFDAERGRRRLAYDELFFLQLVQAQARRAATQLEPGIVFERTNELIRPLHEALPYTLTGAQTGALREIYSDMQSDRRMNRMLQGDVGSGKTAVAVFAMVLAVEGKRQAVLMAPTEILAEQHARGIGELVGPLGIKVCLLTGSLGAAERRQALIDIKSGEARVVVGTHALIQDTVDYQSLGLVVIDEQHRFGVKQRMALLKRSDMRPDVLVMSATPIPRSLAMALHGDLDISILDEMPPGRTPIKTNLRAPDRRDSVHGFVSDEVAAGRQAYIVYPLVDESEKVDLLSATQEHARLQSTVFPEARVGLLHGQLPPAEKDQVMRSFAAGDLDILVATTVIEVGIDVPNASVMIIEHAERFGLSQLHQLRGRVGRGAAESHCILIAEPGEDALERLRIFRDTIDGFEIARADLRIRGQGDLFGSQQHGRDGILRFADLLADEDLLAEAQRQARDVIEADPELTDANNIAIRAHLIGRYHHRLAMYGVG; translated from the coding sequence TTGAGCTACTCGCAGCTCGATCGTCTGATCCAGTTCCTGAAGGGCGTGGGCCCGAAACGAGCCAACGCGTTTAGTCGGCTCGGAATTTCGACTGCTCGAGATCTCCTTTACCATGTCCCACGCCGGTACGACGATGCGTCGACGGTCGAGCCGATCGGTCAGCTGAAGGTGGGCATGGACGTTACGGCAATCGGCCGGATTCGCAGCAAGGGGATCATTCCCACGCGACGGGGTCTGCGGATTTTTCAGGCTGTCATCGAAGATGATACCGGCATGATTACCGTGGCCTGGCCCGGGCAACCCTGGCTGGACCGAAAGCTCCGTGAGGGGGACACCCTGCTGGTGAGCGGAAAGGTGAAATTCTTTCACGGACACCAGCTACAGCCGCGCGAGTTCACTGTGTTGGAGCGCGGGGGCAAGGCATCGCCCGACTCAGGCGGGCGAGAGGCGGAAAGGGAACCGCCGAAGTCCGGAACTGGCACGGTCTTTGTGACCTACCCGGCTTCCGATGACTTGCCTCAATGGGTGTTGCGGTCGGTCTTTGAGAACAACCTACCCTCGCTACTGGAGTGGTCTCGAGACGACGACTACCTGTCCGCGGAAGCACTCACTCGAATCGAGCAGCCGACGCTTCATCAGGCTATGACGTGGCTACACACGCCGGAGAGCGTCTTTGATGCTGAACGCGGGCGCCGCCGGCTGGCGTATGATGAACTCTTCTTCCTGCAGCTCGTGCAGGCGCAGGCCAGGAGAGCGGCCACGCAACTCGAGCCCGGCATCGTATTCGAGCGCACGAACGAACTGATTCGCCCTCTTCACGAGGCCCTTCCGTACACTCTGACGGGTGCCCAGACGGGGGCGCTCCGAGAGATCTATTCGGACATGCAGTCGGATCGACGAATGAACCGCATGCTTCAGGGAGACGTCGGTTCGGGGAAGACCGCGGTCGCAGTCTTTGCCATGGTGCTGGCGGTGGAGGGCAAGAGACAGGCGGTGCTCATGGCCCCCACCGAGATTCTCGCGGAGCAACACGCGCGCGGCATTGGTGAACTCGTCGGGCCACTCGGTATCAAAGTCTGTCTACTCACCGGCAGCCTGGGTGCGGCTGAGCGACGACAAGCGCTTATCGACATCAAGTCAGGAGAGGCTCGGGTCGTGGTGGGCACGCACGCGCTGATTCAGGACACCGTCGACTACCAATCTCTCGGTCTGGTGGTGATTGATGAACAACACCGTTTTGGGGTGAAGCAGCGTATGGCACTGCTAAAACGATCTGACATGCGGCCAGACGTTCTGGTGATGTCAGCCACTCCCATTCCGCGATCCTTGGCCATGGCCCTGCATGGCGATCTCGATATCAGCATACTCGACGAGATGCCCCCCGGTCGTACACCGATCAAGACCAATCTCCGTGCGCCCGATCGACGCGACTCCGTCCATGGCTTCGTCTCGGATGAAGTGGCCGCAGGGCGCCAGGCCTACATCGTCTATCCTCTCGTGGATGAGTCGGAGAAGGTCGATCTGCTCTCGGCGACGCAGGAGCACGCGCGACTCCAGTCCACGGTATTCCCGGAAGCACGGGTGGGCCTTCTGCACGGGCAGCTGCCTCCGGCTGAGAAAGACCAGGTGATGCGGTCATTCGCGGCGGGTGACCTAGACATTCTGGTAGCGACAACCGTGATTGAGGTCGGCATCGATGTGCCCAACGCGAGCGTGATGATCATCGAACATGCGGAGCGCTTTGGCCTCTCTCAGCTGCACCAGTTACGCGGACGGGTCGGGCGTGGTGCCGCAGAGAGTCACTGCATTCTGATTGCTGAGCCCGGTGAGGATGCACTTGAGCGACTGCGGATCTTCCGGGACACCATCGACGGCTTCGAAATCGCACGCGCAGATCTGAGGATAAGGGGACAGGGTGATCTGTTCGGGAGTCAGCAGCACGGACGTGACGGGATCCTTCGATTCGCAGATCTGCTGGCGGACGAGGATCTCCTCGCGGAGGCTCAGCGGCAGGCGAGGGATGTTATTGAAGCCGATCCGGAGCTGACTGACGCGAACAACATTGCGATCCGGGCACATCTCATCGGCCGCTACCACCATCGCCTCGCGATGTATGGCGTAGGCTAG
- the alr gene encoding alanine racemase: MSTNPKARAWVQLRADALRANYDRIVQSVGPEVGVLPMVKADAYGLGVSGVVKVLEPLDPWGFGVATISEGVELRHAGVLRPIVVCSPAPADDVAVAVEHDLQLSISSLRALEHTAGVAAARDRTIGWHLDVDTGMGRSGFDFRTSSEWMPEVSRARPSLRWVGCYTHLHSADEDAGSIDRQWSRLEDVLEQSDPLPAHFLVHALNSAGSIRRLSRTGSLVRPGIFLYGGTVGEGQIRPEPLVSVHSRVVHVRDALTGTELGYGSTYVANVDEQWATLSIGYGDGLPRSLSNRGAALVNGRRVPIIGRISMDVTVVNITGIPGVAEGTVATLIGEQGGASISVDDVAKAAGTISYEVLTGLTGRLPRVWAAT; the protein is encoded by the coding sequence ATGTCAACGAATCCCAAGGCCCGCGCGTGGGTACAGCTGCGAGCCGACGCGCTACGCGCCAACTACGACCGCATCGTTCAGTCGGTGGGGCCTGAGGTGGGCGTCCTCCCCATGGTTAAGGCGGACGCGTACGGACTCGGCGTATCTGGTGTCGTGAAGGTTCTGGAGCCGCTCGATCCTTGGGGATTCGGGGTCGCGACAATCTCGGAGGGAGTCGAGCTCCGCCATGCTGGCGTCCTTCGGCCCATAGTGGTGTGCAGTCCCGCTCCAGCAGATGATGTCGCGGTGGCGGTCGAGCACGACCTCCAGTTGTCGATCTCCAGCCTGCGCGCACTGGAGCATACGGCCGGTGTGGCCGCTGCAAGGGACAGGACTATCGGCTGGCACCTCGACGTCGATACTGGAATGGGGCGAAGTGGTTTCGACTTCCGGACTTCTTCTGAGTGGATGCCTGAGGTGTCTCGAGCACGGCCCAGCCTCCGCTGGGTGGGGTGCTACACACACCTGCACTCGGCCGACGAAGACGCGGGCTCGATCGACCGGCAGTGGAGTCGTCTTGAGGACGTGCTCGAACAGTCAGACCCATTGCCGGCACATTTTCTCGTGCATGCGCTGAACAGTGCAGGTTCAATCCGTCGGTTGTCACGCACAGGGAGCCTCGTCCGTCCTGGGATCTTCCTCTACGGTGGGACAGTTGGAGAAGGTCAGATACGCCCGGAACCGTTAGTTTCAGTTCACTCTAGGGTCGTCCATGTCAGAGATGCTCTGACCGGGACGGAACTCGGTTACGGCTCGACGTATGTGGCAAACGTGGACGAGCAATGGGCCACCCTGTCGATCGGATATGGGGACGGATTACCTAGGTCATTGTCGAATCGAGGTGCTGCGCTTGTAAATGGGCGAAGAGTCCCGATCATTGGACGGATCTCCATGGACGTCACGGTGGTAAACATCACGGGTATTCCAGGAGTCGCGGAGGGCACGGTCGCGACCCTCATCGGTGAGCAGGGCGGTGCGTCCATTTCAGTGGACGATGTGGCAAAAGCAGCAGGAACGATCAGTTACGAGGTGCTCACCGGCTTGACCGGCCGCCTCCCCCGGGTCTGGGCCGCGACGTGA
- the ftsZ gene encoding cell division protein FtsZ: MMIFEFEESPIANARMKVVGVGGAGGNAVNRMIDEELEGVEFISMNTDGQALKSSQAQITLQIGKKLTRGLGAGARPEVGRQALAESEQEVRRALEGADLVFITAGMGGGTGTGAAPLVAEIARDMGALTIGVVTKPFSFEGKKRERQAMQGLAELRRAVDTMILVPNDRLLAVVPKGTSFASALKKADEVLLHATQGISDLIRVTGEVNVDFADVRTIMSVRGPALMGSGFGEGDNRAQEAAQEAISSPLLDNVSIAGAKGVLINITGGMDLAIDEVTEISSIIQEEAGDEAEIIFGAVHDPDLEEKIRVTVIATGFDSEDDDDKVIQGNFGRTRPRTPVPVEPVQSAQTMEPVDQPALEPPPIFVQAELPEVRMAVGGGGGESVLPLSRFPERKVSRAQIDGLDIPTFIRRQMD, from the coding sequence ATGATGATCTTCGAATTCGAAGAGAGCCCCATCGCGAACGCCCGGATGAAAGTCGTGGGCGTCGGGGGAGCCGGCGGAAACGCCGTCAATCGCATGATCGACGAGGAACTTGAGGGCGTCGAGTTCATTTCGATGAACACCGACGGCCAGGCACTCAAGAGTTCGCAGGCGCAGATCACCCTGCAGATCGGCAAGAAGCTGACGCGCGGGCTCGGTGCTGGCGCTCGTCCGGAAGTAGGCCGGCAGGCGCTTGCCGAGAGCGAGCAAGAAGTCCGACGAGCGCTCGAGGGCGCTGACCTGGTCTTCATTACGGCTGGGATGGGGGGTGGTACAGGTACAGGGGCAGCACCTCTCGTCGCGGAAATCGCTCGTGACATGGGTGCGTTGACCATCGGTGTTGTTACCAAGCCCTTCTCCTTCGAGGGGAAGAAGCGCGAGCGTCAAGCCATGCAGGGCTTGGCCGAGCTTCGTCGCGCGGTCGACACTATGATCCTGGTGCCGAACGATCGGCTGCTCGCGGTGGTTCCGAAGGGGACGTCCTTCGCGAGTGCCCTCAAGAAGGCTGACGAAGTTCTCCTGCATGCGACGCAGGGTATTTCGGACCTCATTCGCGTGACTGGTGAAGTGAACGTCGACTTCGCGGATGTTCGCACCATCATGTCTGTGCGAGGTCCTGCCCTCATGGGCTCAGGCTTCGGCGAAGGCGACAACCGGGCGCAGGAAGCTGCCCAGGAAGCGATCTCCTCTCCGCTCCTCGACAACGTGTCGATTGCGGGCGCAAAAGGCGTTCTGATCAACATTACCGGGGGCATGGACCTCGCCATTGACGAGGTTACGGAGATCTCTTCCATTATTCAGGAAGAGGCGGGGGACGAAGCCGAAATTATCTTTGGCGCCGTTCACGACCCGGATCTGGAAGAAAAAATTCGCGTGACGGTGATCGCGACCGGATTCGATTCGGAAGACGACGATGACAAGGTGATCCAGGGCAACTTCGGCCGTACCCGTCCACGGACTCCGGTTCCGGTCGAGCCGGTGCAGTCGGCCCAGACCATGGAGCCGGTTGACCAGCCGGCGCTCGAGCCACCGCCGATCTTTGTGCAGGCGGAACTGCCCGAGGTTCGGATGGCCGTGGGTGGTGGTGGGGGCGAGTCCGTTCTCCCTCTCAGCAGGTTCCCCGAGAGGAAGGTGTCTCGGGCGCAGATCGATGGTTTGGACATTCCGACGTTTATTCGTCGCCAGATGGATTGA
- the asnS gene encoding asparagine--tRNA ligase: MSCRARTYRTFGHELNNDSGTRMVEIKQLGDHAGEEVTVKGWVEATRGHGKVAFTVVRDGTGVVQGVLLKSQVDDGTWDLQQSLTQESLVALTGEVKEDARAPGGYELGVTAIELLSLADEYPIQPKEHGVEFLLDNRHLWLRSSLQRAGLRVRAEVEQAIHDFLYNRDFVRVDTPILTGSIGEHAGTLFETDYFGDSAYMAQTGQLYVEAACPAFRRVYAFGPTFRAEKSKTRRHLTEFWMVEPEVAFADSNDNMKLQEEFVSYIVERALERCKEELKVLERDTSKLELVTPSFPRMSYTEAVDYLNANGGNVEWGKDLGASDEVILMEGRDLPMFVYDYPKEAKAFYMKENPDDPRTVLCDDMLAPEGYGEIIGGSQREDDLSRLQARIREENLPEDAYAWYLDLRRYGTFPHSGFGLGIERTVAWITGRHHVREMIPFPRLMNRLYP, from the coding sequence TTGTCCTGCCGCGCCCGGACGTACCGTACGTTCGGGCATGAGTTGAACAACGATTCAGGGACCAGAATGGTCGAGATCAAGCAGCTCGGAGATCACGCCGGCGAGGAAGTCACGGTCAAGGGATGGGTCGAGGCCACACGGGGGCACGGCAAGGTCGCGTTCACGGTGGTCCGTGACGGGACCGGCGTAGTCCAGGGCGTTCTGTTGAAGAGTCAGGTCGATGACGGGACGTGGGACCTTCAGCAGTCGCTCACCCAGGAGTCGCTCGTTGCCCTGACCGGTGAGGTCAAGGAAGACGCGCGTGCGCCAGGGGGCTACGAGCTGGGTGTTACCGCAATCGAACTGCTGTCGCTGGCCGACGAATACCCGATCCAGCCCAAAGAGCACGGAGTTGAGTTCCTACTCGACAACCGCCATCTCTGGCTCAGATCTTCCCTTCAGCGCGCGGGCCTGCGTGTGCGCGCCGAGGTCGAACAGGCGATTCACGACTTTCTTTACAATCGTGACTTCGTTCGTGTCGACACGCCCATTCTGACGGGCTCGATCGGCGAGCATGCCGGTACGCTGTTCGAGACGGATTACTTCGGCGACTCCGCCTACATGGCCCAGACAGGCCAGTTGTACGTCGAAGCGGCCTGTCCGGCTTTTCGCCGCGTCTACGCGTTCGGACCGACGTTTCGAGCTGAGAAGTCGAAGACTCGTCGCCACCTCACTGAGTTCTGGATGGTCGAGCCGGAAGTCGCATTCGCCGACTCGAACGACAACATGAAGCTGCAGGAAGAGTTCGTCTCCTACATCGTTGAGCGGGCGCTCGAGCGCTGCAAAGAAGAGCTGAAGGTCCTCGAACGTGATACCAGCAAGCTCGAGCTGGTCACACCGTCATTCCCGCGGATGAGCTATACCGAAGCTGTCGACTACTTGAACGCGAACGGCGGAAATGTGGAGTGGGGTAAGGATCTTGGGGCGTCCGATGAGGTAATTCTCATGGAAGGGCGTGATCTGCCGATGTTCGTTTACGATTATCCGAAGGAGGCGAAAGCCTTCTACATGAAAGAAAACCCGGACGACCCCAGGACCGTTCTGTGCGATGACATGCTCGCACCCGAGGGTTACGGCGAAATCATCGGCGGCAGCCAGCGTGAAGACGATCTCTCCCGGCTGCAGGCCCGCATCCGAGAGGAGAACCTCCCGGAGGATGCCTACGCCTGGTACCTGGACTTACGCCGGTATGGGACGTTCCCGCACTCCGGATTCGGATTGGGCATCGAGCGCACCGTGGCCTGGATCACCGGCCGACACCACGTCCGCGAGATGATTCCCTTCCCGCGCCTCATGAACCGCCTGTACCCATAG
- the ftsY gene encoding signal recognition particle-docking protein FtsY, with protein MARLFKKKPERKKGLWKRVVDFALTDVRVAAGGMDSTSLEQLEELLLGADFGVKATMRLTDSAEHTLRRGKARGIDALATVLREEVAEILRDGGDVELHKAVTGPTVYVLVGVNGVGKTTSVAKLAHHLMREGQSVMVAAADTYRAGAVAQLESWAERIGADFLRGQQGGDPAAVAFDALEAASARGTDIVIIDTAGRLHTNRGLMEELTKIDRVVRRQVEGAPHETLMVLDATVGQNAVRQLDAFSKSVAVSGIILSKMDSSSRGGIVVALQEEYGIPVKLVGTGEGLEDLEDFDVDAFVGGVFGS; from the coding sequence ATGGCACGTCTCTTCAAGAAGAAGCCGGAGCGCAAGAAAGGACTTTGGAAGCGGGTCGTGGACTTCGCGCTCACAGATGTCCGGGTGGCAGCGGGTGGAATGGACTCGACCTCCCTCGAACAACTCGAAGAGTTGCTGCTCGGAGCCGACTTCGGTGTCAAAGCCACAATGCGCCTGACTGACAGTGCAGAGCATACGCTTCGACGAGGGAAAGCCCGAGGGATTGATGCGTTAGCGACCGTTCTGCGCGAAGAGGTCGCGGAGATCTTGCGAGACGGCGGGGATGTCGAGCTTCATAAGGCGGTGACGGGCCCCACTGTCTATGTCCTGGTTGGCGTTAACGGTGTCGGAAAGACGACGTCCGTGGCGAAGCTCGCCCATCACTTGATGCGTGAAGGTCAAAGCGTCATGGTCGCAGCCGCGGACACGTACCGCGCGGGCGCGGTGGCACAGCTCGAGTCATGGGCCGAACGGATCGGGGCTGATTTCTTGCGCGGTCAGCAAGGTGGCGACCCCGCCGCGGTAGCATTCGATGCCCTTGAGGCGGCCTCTGCTCGTGGTACCGACATCGTGATCATCGACACCGCGGGTCGACTCCACACGAACCGGGGCTTGATGGAGGAGCTCACCAAAATCGATCGTGTGGTCCGACGTCAGGTGGAAGGTGCGCCGCACGAAACGCTCATGGTGCTGGATGCCACGGTGGGCCAGAACGCGGTCCGCCAACTCGACGCGTTTTCGAAGTCCGTGGCGGTTAGCGGAATCATACTGTCCAAGATGGACTCTTCATCTCGCGGCGGAATCGTCGTCGCGCTTCAGGAGGAGTATGGGATCCCCGTGAAGCTCGTCGGCACCGGTGAGGGCCTCGAAGATCTCGAGGACTTCGATGTCGACGCGTTTGTAGGAGGTGTATTCGGGTCTTGA
- a CDS encoding D-2-hydroxyacid dehydrogenase translates to MRHAVLDMMDRRPIWAMPSSVPEQIREALGPEWKLTVLEEETDGSGDGATRVSPVVLEAVRDAEIYFGYGIPAALLEAAPELRWVHSGAAGVGSSLTPTMLASSVIFTNSAGIHAPPMAETVLAMLLHFGRGLDLAAAGQRRGEWSTDAYYVAGAPLTELSASTIGIIGFGGIGREVARRVASLGARVIAAKRTPVCEGEGDLTPLAGSGTLGSRIEVISGRSGFDTVCRESDAIVVCAPDTSETRGMIDAKALAQMKRGCVLINVARGGLVDEDALIFSLEAGHIRGAGLDVFSREPLQSDSPFWARPDVVVTPHVSAVTRGFWARECDLILENLEHFQMGHPVLKWDNVVDKRAGY, encoded by the coding sequence ATGCGCCATGCGGTCCTCGACATGATGGATCGGCGGCCCATCTGGGCCATGCCGAGCTCCGTTCCGGAACAGATCCGCGAGGCTCTAGGCCCTGAGTGGAAGCTCACGGTTCTCGAAGAAGAGACCGATGGGTCCGGCGATGGCGCGACGCGGGTCTCGCCCGTAGTGCTCGAAGCCGTCCGTGATGCCGAGATCTATTTCGGCTATGGCATCCCGGCAGCCCTACTCGAGGCGGCACCTGAGCTTCGGTGGGTGCATTCCGGTGCGGCCGGAGTCGGCAGTTCTCTGACGCCCACGATGCTGGCGAGTTCGGTCATCTTCACCAACTCCGCAGGTATTCACGCGCCTCCGATGGCCGAAACTGTCCTCGCTATGCTGCTTCACTTCGGCCGAGGTCTGGACCTGGCCGCGGCCGGTCAGCGTCGCGGTGAATGGTCGACGGACGCCTACTACGTAGCCGGGGCACCACTCACGGAGCTCTCTGCCTCTACGATCGGCATCATCGGGTTCGGTGGCATCGGTCGCGAAGTGGCTCGCAGGGTCGCCAGTCTCGGTGCCCGGGTGATCGCCGCGAAGCGCACACCTGTGTGTGAAGGCGAGGGCGACCTGACGCCTCTCGCAGGAAGTGGGACGCTAGGTTCCCGGATCGAGGTGATTTCAGGTAGATCCGGGTTCGATACCGTCTGTCGGGAGAGCGACGCCATCGTCGTGTGCGCTCCCGACACGTCGGAAACACGAGGGATGATCGACGCGAAGGCATTGGCGCAGATGAAGCGAGGCTGCGTTCTCATCAACGTGGCCCGAGGTGGACTCGTCGATGAGGACGCGTTGATCTTTTCACTTGAAGCGGGCCACATCCGAGGCGCAGGGCTCGACGTTTTTTCTCGGGAGCCTCTTCAGTCCGATTCGCCCTTCTGGGCGCGCCCAGATGTCGTGGTGACACCGCATGTATCGGCAGTGACGCGCGGTTTCTGGGCCCGGGAGTGCGACCTCATTCTAGAGAATCTGGAGCACTTTCAGATGGGACATCCCGTGCTCAAATGGGATAACGTTGTTGATAAGCGGGCTGGGTACTGA
- the mazG gene encoding nucleoside triphosphate pyrophosphohydrolase: MHHEFRHHFPGPGALDRALRLVRFLRDGCPWDAEQTAESLVPWLLEETHEVVDAIHRGNARELEGELGDLLLNLAFQIVVAEEAGNFNAGSVYAHLEQKMIGRHPELFGGGTKRSWAESKEQERAERAAQGEEVEEGALAGLARGVDPLTKAHQMQERVAKVGFDWEDHNGPASKVSEELDEVTEAIAGGDPNAVEEEVGDLLFAAVNLARMAGTHPTNALARANQKFATRFSRLEQIAGSRGLDMKTAGLEALDAIWNEVKAGEARGGKGSELL; this comes from the coding sequence ATGCACCACGAATTCCGACACCACTTCCCAGGACCGGGGGCCCTCGACCGGGCTCTCCGGCTCGTACGGTTTTTACGCGACGGTTGCCCGTGGGATGCCGAGCAGACAGCGGAGTCTCTGGTCCCCTGGCTTCTGGAAGAGACCCACGAGGTGGTGGACGCCATTCATAGGGGAAACGCGAGAGAACTCGAGGGGGAACTTGGAGATCTGCTCCTGAACCTTGCCTTTCAGATCGTTGTCGCCGAAGAAGCCGGCAACTTCAATGCAGGCTCGGTATACGCCCATCTGGAGCAGAAGATGATTGGGCGACACCCGGAGCTGTTTGGCGGAGGAACGAAGCGGTCCTGGGCGGAGTCAAAGGAGCAGGAACGAGCCGAAAGAGCTGCGCAAGGTGAGGAGGTCGAGGAAGGAGCCCTCGCTGGCCTGGCGCGAGGGGTTGATCCCCTTACGAAGGCCCACCAAATGCAGGAACGCGTCGCGAAGGTTGGGTTCGACTGGGAAGACCACAACGGGCCGGCGTCCAAGGTGTCCGAGGAACTGGACGAAGTGACAGAAGCGATCGCGGGTGGCGACCCCAACGCGGTCGAGGAGGAGGTGGGCGACCTCCTCTTCGCCGCGGTCAACTTGGCCCGAATGGCGGGCACACACCCAACCAACGCGCTGGCCCGGGCCAATCAGAAATTCGCGACCCGCTTCTCACGATTAGAACAGATTGCGGGATCCCGTGGCCTCGACATGAAGACGGCCGGACTCGAAGCGCTCGACGCAATCTGGAACGAAGTGAAGGCGGGCGAAGCCCGAGGGGGCAAGGGGTCCGAACTCCTCTGA
- a CDS encoding M23 family metallopeptidase: MRDRSSQHMVQIGAFAILAFALSACGRQAPEVGRLSVVYAQPAERVEIFTLGAGQTFGGLLNRELSANEQANLLLAFQEHADPRRMRERTEITLRYLTDETDIRGIDVALSPDRTVRLDRDIAGWHSDLIQTPVYIDTLFARGEIDGQGSLWSAVVDNPVLNQVDYADRNDLIDHLDRVFQWSIDFSRQLRVGDTYRFAFEREVRPDGSMRAGRLLAAEFQNAGTPYHAVYFDPNGDGEGSYFDLEGESVRRAFLLKPLAYRRISGRFTNSRRHPVLNTIRAHRGIDYAADAGTEIMATSDGVVIHRAPKGSFGNTVEIRHPNGWVTRYAHLRAFKNGVYVGTRVRQSDIIGYVGMTGLASGPHLHYEMLQNGRQFDPLSVDLPAGDPVPSDDMVRWRSAKNRRVALLKTIPRAGPVRTFVEDVAPSDAPDQPSGGGQR, encoded by the coding sequence ATGAGGGATCGAAGTTCACAGCACATGGTGCAGATAGGAGCGTTCGCAATTCTGGCGTTCGCCCTTTCGGCATGCGGCAGACAGGCGCCCGAGGTGGGGCGTCTCAGCGTCGTGTATGCGCAGCCGGCTGAGCGTGTGGAGATCTTTACACTCGGCGCCGGGCAGACCTTCGGTGGACTTCTCAACCGAGAGCTTAGCGCGAATGAGCAAGCGAATCTTTTGCTCGCGTTTCAGGAGCATGCCGACCCCAGACGTATGCGGGAACGCACAGAGATCACGCTGCGATACCTGACAGACGAAACGGACATCCGCGGCATCGATGTGGCGCTCAGCCCCGATCGTACCGTGCGTCTCGACCGCGATATCGCTGGCTGGCACTCTGATTTGATTCAGACGCCGGTCTATATCGACACGCTTTTTGCACGTGGTGAGATCGATGGCCAGGGGAGCCTCTGGAGCGCGGTCGTCGACAATCCCGTGCTCAACCAGGTCGACTACGCCGACCGCAACGACCTGATCGACCACCTGGATCGAGTCTTCCAGTGGTCGATCGACTTTTCTCGGCAACTCCGCGTCGGCGACACGTACCGCTTCGCCTTCGAGCGTGAAGTTCGCCCTGACGGTTCGATGCGTGCCGGGCGACTGCTTGCCGCCGAGTTCCAGAATGCGGGCACGCCCTACCACGCTGTATATTTCGACCCGAACGGTGACGGTGAGGGATCGTACTTCGACCTGGAGGGGGAGTCCGTCCGCAGGGCGTTCCTCCTGAAGCCGCTCGCTTATCGTCGGATTTCTGGCCGTTTCACCAACTCACGACGGCATCCGGTCCTCAACACGATTCGCGCGCACCGCGGGATCGACTATGCGGCCGATGCGGGCACAGAAATCATGGCGACGTCTGACGGTGTCGTGATCCACCGAGCGCCAAAGGGCAGCTTTGGGAACACGGTCGAGATCCGGCACCCGAACGGATGGGTGACGCGATACGCCCACCTGAGGGCGTTCAAGAACGGTGTGTACGTGGGGACCCGCGTTCGACAGAGTGACATCATTGGCTACGTCGGTATGACTGGACTCGCCAGTGGTCCACACCTTCACTACGAGATGCTCCAGAACGGACGTCAGTTCGATCCGTTATCGGTCGATCTACCAGCCGGTGATCCTGTCCCCTCCGATGACATGGTCCGCTGGAGATCCGCGAAGAACCGACGCGTGGCACTGCTCAAGACAATACCGCGCGCGGGTCCGGTGCGGACATTCGTAGAAGATGTGGCTCCCAGTGATGCGCCGGATCAGCCTTCCGGAGGGGGACAGAGGTAG